In Corylus avellana chromosome ca2, CavTom2PMs-1.0, the following proteins share a genomic window:
- the LOC132170663 gene encoding putative protein FAR1-RELATED SEQUENCE 10 isoform X1, with protein sequence MTSVPSKNIWIRRQQCPCGDWKCYVAYEGDAEETSLASQLVKNDMAPLEAMVAPYVGMVFKSDDDAFEYYGNFARKNGFSIRKERSRLSPQLGIYKRDFVCYRSGFAPAKKKPTGEHHRDRKSVRCGCDAKMYLSKEIVEGVSQWFVVQFSNVHNHELLEDDQVRLLPAYRKIQEADQERILLLSKAGFPIHRIVKVLELEKGIQGGQLPFLERDVRNFVQNRKKVVQENDALLTEKRETDTMELLEACKATKETDEDFVYDFTVDENDKVENIAWSYGDSINAYTMFGDVVYFDTTNRSITYGMLFGAWLGIDNHGRTIFYGCVLLQDETPRSFSWALQAFLRFMRGRCPQAILTDLDPGLRDAITSELPGTKHVTSLWNILSKLPSWLSLPLGSRYAEFKSEFDVLYRVDNVDEFELRWNQMVSMFGLGSDKHIALLFSLRTSWALSYMRGYFLAQMASQSYSKSVDAFLKGVFSAQTCLRSFFEQVGITANFQNHARLEMQYMHIKTCIPIEEHARSILTPFAFNALQNELVLAMQYATSEMADGSYIVRHFKKMDGERLVIPEDEQIRCSCKEFESSGILCRHALRVLIIKNYFQLPDNYFLSRWRRESSPVIYEDGSTQNGEDAWFREYQCLTETLFTESSITKERSDYVRSELTKELTRLLNEVRNLPETDVAMDLTLSPTC encoded by the exons ATGACATCGGTACCGTCAAAAAACATATGGATACGGCGGCAGCAATGCCCATGTGGGGATTGGAAATGTTATGTTGCATATGAGGGTGATGCTGAAGAAACATCCTTAGCATCTCAATTGGTGAAGAATGATATGGCGCCATTGGAAGCAATGGTTGCTCCTTATGTTGGAATGGTATTTAAGAGTGATGATGATGCATTTGAGTATTATGGCAATTTTGCTAGAAAAAATGGGTTTTCGATTAGGAAAGAGCGGTCGAGACTAAGTCCGCAACTGGGTATTTATAAACGCGACTTTGTTTGTTATCGTTCTGGGTTTGCGCCTGCGAAGAAAAAGCCTACTGGGGAACACCATAGGGATAGGAAATCAGTGAGGTGTGGATGTGATGCAAAAATGTATTTGTCAAAGGAGATTGTTGAAGGGGTTTCTCAGTGGTTTGTTGTGCAGTTCAGTAATGTTCATAACCATGAACTTTTGGAAGATGACCAAGTGCGCCTCCTTCCTGCATATCGTAAAATTCAAGAGGCAGATCAGGAGCGCATACTGTTACTTTCTAAAGCCGGGTTTCCCATTCATCGTATAGTGAAGGTGCTGGAGTTGGAAAAGGGGATTCAAGGTGGACAATTGCCATTTTTGGAGAGGGATGTTAGAAATTTTGTTCAAAACCGTAAGAAGGTTGTTCAAGAAAACGATGCTTTGCTCACTGAAAAAAGAGAGACTGATACAATGGAACTGCTTGAGGCTTGCAAGGCCACAAAAGAGACTGATGAAGACTTTGTCTATGATTTTACTGTGGATGAGAATGATAAGGTTGAAAATATTGCTTGGTCATATGGTGACTCAATTAATGCATACACCATGTTTGGTGATGTAGTTTATTTTGACACTACTAACCGATCAATCACATATGGAATGCTTTTTGGAGCATGGCTTGGCATTGACAACCATGGTAGAACCATTTTCTATGGTTGTGTCCTGTTGCAGGATGAAACACCCCGTTCCTTCTCATGGGCTTTACAG GCTTTTCTCCGTTTCATGAGAGGAAGATGTCCACAAGCAATTCTAACTGATCTTGACCCTGGGCTTAGGGATGCTATAACAAGCGAGTTACCAGGCACTAAACATGTCACTTCTTTGTGGAATATTCTTTCCAAGCTACCGAGTTGGCTCTCTCTTCCACTTGGATCTCGCTATGCAGAATTTAAATCCGAGTTTGATGTGTTATATCGTGTGGATAATGTGGATGAATTTGAACTTAGATGGAATCAAATGGTTTCAATGTTTGGACTTGGTTCTGACAAACACATTGCTTTACTCTTTTCTTTACGGACATCTTGGGCACTATCCTATATGAGAGGTTACTTTCTTGCCCAAATGGCGTCTCAGTCATATTCAAAGTCTGTAGATGCATTCTTGAAAGGGGTTTTTAGTGCACAAACATGTTTACGTAGTTTTTTTGAGCAG GTTGGTATTACTgccaattttcaaaatcatgcACGTCTAGAGATGCAGTATATGCATATTAAAACATGCATACCCATTGAAGAGCATGCACGAAGCATTCTTACACCTTTTGCCTTTAATGCTTTACAAAATGAATTGGTGCTGGCCATGCAGTATGCAACATCTGAAATGGCTGATGGATCATATATTGTACGCCACTTCAAGAAGATGGATGGAGAACGTCTTGTCATACCTGAAGATGAACAAATCCGTTGTTCCTGTAAGGAATTTGAATCTTCAGGAATTTTGTGCAGACATGCTCTAAGGgtacttataataaaaaactacTTTCAGCTTCCTGACAACTATTTTCTAAGTAGATGGCGGAGGGAAAGCTCTCCAGTTATTTATGAAGATGGCAGTACTCAAAATGGTGAGGATGCATGGTTTCGAGAATATCAATGCCTTACTGAAACTCTATTCACAGAATCATCCATTACAAAGGAGCGTTCTGATTATGTTCGCAGCGAACTAACCAAAGAACTCACAAGGCTCCTTAATGAGGTCAGAAATCTACCGGAGACTGATGTTGCTATGGATTTGACACTGTCACCAACTTGTTGA
- the LOC132172247 gene encoding uncharacterized protein LOC132172247 → MEKNEDQKLQTADKIDKFQILKRTLQLVLSVSLFSLLLCSSSGCFCCFPHSFSVFFSTSLFSLFTHTLERKYMFLICFGILAVLAKSSVSCSSSPSDQTDLGGAYSDSDVSAMKASVVDEEVHVRSTGSAENVRFVAKREQEQEEDEEEELAEAFIAEDEGKEEVEEEEEEESGVVVGPEDEEEAPAAANDELNKKFEEFIRKMKEEIRIEAQRQPIAV, encoded by the coding sequence ATGGAGAAAAACGAGGATCAGAAGCTCCAAACTGCTGACAAAATCGACAAGTTCCAGATCTTGAAAAGGACTTTACAGCTTGTTCTCTCagtctctctattttctttgcTTCTTTGCTCTTCCTCAGGCTGCTTCTGCTGCTTTCCCCATTCCTTCAGCGTCTTCTTTTCCACGTCCCTTTTCTCACTCTTCACGCACACCCTGGAAAGGAAGTACATGTTTCTCATTTGTTTTGGAATACTTGCTGTTCTAGCCAAAAGCTCTGTTTCTTGCAGCTCTTCACCTTCTGATCAGACTGATCTTGGCGGTGCATACTCGGATTCTGATGTGTCTGCTATGAAGGCATCAGTTGTTGACGAGGAAGTCCATGTGAGAAGTACTGGGTCGGCAGAGAATGTCCGTTTTGTAGCTAAAAGAGAACAAGAacaggaagaagatgaagaggaagaacTTGCAGAAGCTTTTATCGCAGAAGATGAAGGGAAAgaggaagtagaagaagaagaagaagaagaaagtgggGTAGTGGTGGGACCAGAAGATGAGGAAGAAGCACCAGCAGCTGCAAATGATgagttaaacaaaaaatttgaagagttCATAAGGAAAATGAAGGAAGAAATTAGGATTGAAGCTCAAAGACAACCAATAGCAGTCTAA
- the LOC132171596 gene encoding two-pore potassium channel 1-like, whose amino-acid sequence MASDDDAKESLLPDMKDHSHLNEKNNLQRRRENGVEYPLPFESIFVKQQFSIKHVVVLLAAYLGGGTLCFFLIRHQIKGKKTSGILDAIYFCVVTMTTVGYGDLVPETILAKLLACIYVFTGMALVGLILSQAADYVVEKQEILVVRAIYMRGKVSPDEILKEVKTNKIKYKFILVGFLLLVLIVVGTVFLFVVEELSFMDAFYCVCSTITTLGYGDESFSTAGGRIFAIFWMLGSTICLAQFFLYLAELYTERRHRSMVKWVLSRELTFSDLEAADLDRDKVVSAAEFVIYKLKEMGKISSEDVSLVMETFKRLDADQSGSLTKSDLRLSQSSQAQI is encoded by the exons ATGGCTTCTGATGATGATGCTAAAGAATCATTGCTTCCAGATATGAAAGATCATTCTCATCTCAATGAAAAGAATAACCtccagagaagaagagaaaatggggTGGAATATCCTTTACCTTTTGAATCTATATTTGTGAAACAACAATTTAGTATCAAGCATGTGGTTGTTTTGTTGGCTGCCTACCTAGGTGGAGGCACCCTTTGTTTCTTCCTCATCAGGCATCAGATCAAGGGCAAAAAAACAAGTGGGATTCTTGATGCCATTTACTTCTGTGTTGTTACAATGACCACTGTAGGATATGGGGACCTTGTGCCAGAAACCATATTGGCAAAACTACTTGCATGCATTTATGTCTTCACAGGCATGGCTCTTGTGGGGCTGATTCTCAGCCAGGCAGCTGATTACGTGGTAGAAAAGCAGGAAATCCTTGTAGTTAGAGCCATTTACATGCGTGGAAAAGTCAGTCCAGATGAGATTCTTAAGGAAGTCAAaaccaacaaaattaaatacaaatttattttgGTGGGGTTTCTTCTTCTGGTGCTTATTGTTGTAGGAACTGTCTTCTTATTTGTTGTTGAAGAATTGAGCTTTATGGATGCATTCTATTGTGTTTGTTCAACAATCACCACTCTGGGGTATGGGGATGAGAGCTTCTCAACTGCAGGAGGTCGTATTTTTGCTATTTTCTGGATGCTGGGCAGCACCATTTGCTTAGCACAGTTCTTTCTCTACCTTGCTGAACTATACACTGAAAGAAGGCATAGATCAATGGTGAAATGGGTTCTTTCACGAGAATTGACATTCTCGGATCTTGAGGCAGCTGATCTTGATCGTGATAAAGTTGTTAG TGCTGCAGAGTTTGTCATATATAAGCTGAAGGAAATGGGGAAGATTAGCAGCGAGGATGTTTCACTTGTGATGGAGACATTCAAGAGACTTGATGCTGATCAATCTGGCTCTTTGACCAAATCTGATCTTAGGCTATCGCAATCATCCCAAGCTCAGATCTGA
- the LOC132170663 gene encoding putative protein FAR1-RELATED SEQUENCE 10 isoform X2: MTSVPSKNIWIRRQQCPCGDWKCYVAYEGDAEETSLASQLVKNDMAPLEAMVAPYVGMVFKSDDDAFEYYGNFARKNGFSIRKERSRLSPQLGIYKRDFVCYRSGFAPAKKKPTGEHHRDRKSVRCGCDAKMYLSKEIVEGVSQWFVVQFSNVHNHELLEDDQVRLLPAYRKIQEADQERILLLSKAGFPIHRIVKVLELEKGIQGGQLPFLERDVRNFVQNRKKVVQENDALLTEKRETDTMELLEACKATKETDEDFVYDFTVDENDKVENIAWSYGDSINAYTMFGDVVYFDTTNRSITYGMLFGAWLGIDNHGRTIFYGCVLLQDETPRSFSWALQAFLRFMRGRCPQAILTDLDPGLRDAITSELPGTKHVTSLWNILSKLPSWLSLPLGSRYAEFKSEFDVLYRVDNVDEFELRWNQMVSMFGLGSDKHIALLFSLRTSWALSYMRGYFLAQMASQSYSKSVDAFLKGVFSAQTCLRSFFEQVGITANFQNHARLEMQYMHIKTCIPIEEHARSILTPFAFNALQNELVLAMQYATSEMADGSYIVRHFKKMDGERLVIPEDEQIRCSYGGGKALQLFMKMAVLKMVRMHGFENINALLKLYSQNHPLQRSVLIMFAAN, from the exons ATGACATCGGTACCGTCAAAAAACATATGGATACGGCGGCAGCAATGCCCATGTGGGGATTGGAAATGTTATGTTGCATATGAGGGTGATGCTGAAGAAACATCCTTAGCATCTCAATTGGTGAAGAATGATATGGCGCCATTGGAAGCAATGGTTGCTCCTTATGTTGGAATGGTATTTAAGAGTGATGATGATGCATTTGAGTATTATGGCAATTTTGCTAGAAAAAATGGGTTTTCGATTAGGAAAGAGCGGTCGAGACTAAGTCCGCAACTGGGTATTTATAAACGCGACTTTGTTTGTTATCGTTCTGGGTTTGCGCCTGCGAAGAAAAAGCCTACTGGGGAACACCATAGGGATAGGAAATCAGTGAGGTGTGGATGTGATGCAAAAATGTATTTGTCAAAGGAGATTGTTGAAGGGGTTTCTCAGTGGTTTGTTGTGCAGTTCAGTAATGTTCATAACCATGAACTTTTGGAAGATGACCAAGTGCGCCTCCTTCCTGCATATCGTAAAATTCAAGAGGCAGATCAGGAGCGCATACTGTTACTTTCTAAAGCCGGGTTTCCCATTCATCGTATAGTGAAGGTGCTGGAGTTGGAAAAGGGGATTCAAGGTGGACAATTGCCATTTTTGGAGAGGGATGTTAGAAATTTTGTTCAAAACCGTAAGAAGGTTGTTCAAGAAAACGATGCTTTGCTCACTGAAAAAAGAGAGACTGATACAATGGAACTGCTTGAGGCTTGCAAGGCCACAAAAGAGACTGATGAAGACTTTGTCTATGATTTTACTGTGGATGAGAATGATAAGGTTGAAAATATTGCTTGGTCATATGGTGACTCAATTAATGCATACACCATGTTTGGTGATGTAGTTTATTTTGACACTACTAACCGATCAATCACATATGGAATGCTTTTTGGAGCATGGCTTGGCATTGACAACCATGGTAGAACCATTTTCTATGGTTGTGTCCTGTTGCAGGATGAAACACCCCGTTCCTTCTCATGGGCTTTACAG GCTTTTCTCCGTTTCATGAGAGGAAGATGTCCACAAGCAATTCTAACTGATCTTGACCCTGGGCTTAGGGATGCTATAACAAGCGAGTTACCAGGCACTAAACATGTCACTTCTTTGTGGAATATTCTTTCCAAGCTACCGAGTTGGCTCTCTCTTCCACTTGGATCTCGCTATGCAGAATTTAAATCCGAGTTTGATGTGTTATATCGTGTGGATAATGTGGATGAATTTGAACTTAGATGGAATCAAATGGTTTCAATGTTTGGACTTGGTTCTGACAAACACATTGCTTTACTCTTTTCTTTACGGACATCTTGGGCACTATCCTATATGAGAGGTTACTTTCTTGCCCAAATGGCGTCTCAGTCATATTCAAAGTCTGTAGATGCATTCTTGAAAGGGGTTTTTAGTGCACAAACATGTTTACGTAGTTTTTTTGAGCAG GTTGGTATTACTgccaattttcaaaatcatgcACGTCTAGAGATGCAGTATATGCATATTAAAACATGCATACCCATTGAAGAGCATGCACGAAGCATTCTTACACCTTTTGCCTTTAATGCTTTACAAAATGAATTGGTGCTGGCCATGCAGTATGCAACATCTGAAATGGCTGATGGATCATATATTGTACGCCACTTCAAGAAGATGGATGGAGAACGTCTTGTCATACCTGAAGATGAACAAATCCGTTGTTCCT ATGGCGGAGGGAAAGCTCTCCAGTTATTTATGAAGATGGCAGTACTCAAAATGGTGAGGATGCATGGTTTCGAGAATATCAATGCCTTACTGAAACTCTATTCACAGAATCATCCATTACAAAGGAGCGTTCTGATTATGTTCGCAGCGAACTAA